The DNA sequence TAAGGTAACCCATCTCAAAACGAACTTGGTCATTTCCTTTACCCGTAGCACCATGACTAACGCCATCAGCGCCTACCATTGCAGCAATTTCTGCTTGGCGTTTTGCAATAAGCGGTCTTGCGATAGAAGTTCCAAGAAGATATTCACCTTCGTAAATTGCGTTTGCTCTAAACATCGGGAATACATAATCTTTTACAAATTCTTCTTTTAAATCTTCAATAAAAATATTTTCAGGTTTAATGCCCAAAGAGATGGCTTTTTTGCGCGCAGGCTCTAGCTCTTCACCCTGACCGATGTCGGCAGTGAACGTTACAACTTCACATTTGTACTCATCTTGGAGCCATTTTAAAATAATACTGGTATCAAGTCCACCGGAGTATGCTAAAACTACTTTTTTGACATTTTTTTTCATAATACGAATCCTCACAGAATTTATAGAATTGCGTGATGGTAGCGCAACTTTGTAAAAACTTTGCTTATACCCTACGGGTGCCTTACATGTAAAGCCTAAAAAAGCAAGTTTAAATATTCTTTTGCTAGAATGAGCGTTAAATCCTAAGGATGGGGTATGAGAGTCGATAAATTTTTAAACAGTGTCAATATTACGAAGCGTCGAGCCGTATCGGAAGATATGTGCAAAAATGGTGTCGTAAGCATCAATAACGTCGTAGTAAAACCTTCTAAAGACGTTAAAGTGGGCGATATTATTACCATTAATTATCTTGAAAAAACAGTCAAATATGAAGTTTTGCAAATTCCTGAGAGCAAAACGATTCCAAAAACGAAACAAAACG is a window from the Sulfurospirillum oryzae genome containing:
- a CDS encoding RNA-binding S4 domain-containing protein, translated to MRVDKFLNSVNITKRRAVSEDMCKNGVVSINNVVVKPSKDVKVGDIITINYLEKTVKYEVLQIPESKTIPKTKQNEYVREM